One part of the Arachidicoccus terrestris genome encodes these proteins:
- a CDS encoding dioxygenase family protein translates to MACSQYPYNAGFWQGNPWVGRYIVVGESTYWYVYPKWIMMERKDFLKSISALGFVMVTPLISACSRSGSVTEPRTGMGASGSGSAQDITPDTSCKETPVETEGPFPTHDPAAYLRSDLRKGDGLGATLVSAITVVDVNNSCKPLENVYIDIWHCDVDGNYSEYGGSQMQSSDYIDKHWLRGRQLTDSNGQVKFTSIFPGWYQGRATHIHVHIFDTDGNSLLITQIAFQDSLATDVNSNGSDYGYTKGIDGYIYNNADNVFSDGVSQEMSVVTGSLDKGFELAITLHVNT, encoded by the coding sequence ATGGCTTGTTCCCAATATCCATACAATGCCGGATTTTGGCAAGGTAATCCCTGGGTTGGTCGATACATCGTTGTCGGAGAATCCACTTATTGGTATGTTTATCCAAAATGGATAATGATGGAAAGGAAAGATTTTTTAAAATCTATATCTGCGCTCGGATTTGTTATGGTAACGCCATTGATAAGCGCCTGTAGCAGATCAGGGTCGGTAACAGAACCCCGCACCGGTATGGGTGCGTCTGGCAGCGGGTCTGCCCAGGATATAACGCCCGACACCAGTTGTAAAGAGACACCTGTGGAGACTGAAGGGCCTTTTCCTACTCATGATCCTGCAGCCTATCTGCGCAGTGATCTGCGAAAAGGTGACGGTCTGGGAGCCACACTGGTGTCAGCGATAACTGTTGTAGATGTTAATAATAGCTGTAAGCCATTGGAAAACGTATATATAGATATCTGGCATTGCGATGTAGATGGTAATTATTCTGAATATGGCGGTTCACAAATGCAATCTTCAGATTATATTGATAAACATTGGTTGCGAGGCAGGCAACTAACGGACAGCAATGGGCAGGTGAAATTTACCTCTATTTTCCCCGGATGGTATCAAGGCAGGGCTACCCATATTCATGTTCATATTTTTGATACAGACGGAAATTCTCTGTTGATCACTCAGATTGCTTTTCAGGATAGTCTGGCCACGGATGTTAACAGCAATGGCTCAGATTATGGCTATACCAAGGGAATAGACGGTTACATCTATAACAATGCAGATAATGTTTTCAGTGATGGAGTATCTCAAGAGATGTCAGTCGTTACAGGGAGCCTGGATAAAGGTTTCGAGCTAGCTATAACCTTACATGTAAACACATAA
- a CDS encoding pirin family protein: MSLPLTIANGKFFPLAFRKGKQTSFYRSLPVLINGLSDHISLMSRPLLHFNDETLAAKYSTEYLARQSQVTYLIPLAGRLNINYKGQPHIIKPGTLYILDLSYGDAIKITNPQREGLSNYLVLSTETMATFSKMTQFVYFDLNRSNVTDRLLEIHAIGHPSISGTFKKMNMGKFAGRKDFTYRPHKTEGNKSLFYVVNGSFEIEGRLLQDRDGLMLWNTEQIQVESLEDDSVLLIFEYATRW; the protein is encoded by the coding sequence ATGTCTCTACCATTAACAATTGCCAACGGCAAATTTTTTCCCCTTGCATTTAGAAAGGGGAAACAGACGTCATTTTACAGGAGCCTGCCGGTTTTAATAAACGGGCTGTCCGATCATATTTCTTTAATGAGCAGGCCACTCTTGCATTTTAACGATGAGACACTGGCGGCTAAGTATAGTACGGAATATTTAGCCAGACAATCTCAGGTAACCTACCTCATTCCCCTTGCCGGGCGGCTTAATATCAACTATAAGGGACAGCCGCATATTATAAAACCGGGTACTTTATATATTCTGGATCTGAGTTACGGAGATGCGATAAAGATAACGAATCCGCAAAGGGAAGGGCTGAGTAATTATTTGGTTTTATCTACTGAAACCATGGCGACTTTTTCAAAGATGACCCAGTTCGTTTACTTTGACTTGAATCGGAGCAATGTTACTGACAGATTATTGGAGATACACGCTATCGGACACCCGTCCATTTCGGGTACCTTTAAGAAAATGAATATGGGGAAGTTCGCCGGAAGAAAGGACTTCACTTATCGTCCTCATAAAACAGAAGGTAACAAATCACTTTTCTATGTGGTAAACGGCTCTTTTGAAATTGAGGGGCGTCTGTTGCAGGACAGGGATGGGTTAATGCTTTGGAATACCGAACAAATTCAAGTGGAATCTCTGGAAGATGACAGTGTGTTGCTGATTTTTGAGTATGCAACAAGGTGGTAA
- a CDS encoding ROK family transcriptional regulator — translation MKALNHFHDIKTLLHHFAGEGKKGLLKVKIIRFIFELKEVSVAHICEKLDLSIPSVTKLIGELTSEGWIEKKGEGASRGGRKPVMLGLVSGLFYVLCIDIELFAVKIALFDNTLNMERRIDFPFNLSKSREDIQILKQKTDELLETAGLNKEQLIGVSICMPGLVSEQKGDSFFYLKDPYSNHSLAHYFESLFGLPVIIQNDVNAAAQGELKHGKAKGVKDALVLLMDWGLGLGIIMDGKVRKGSLGFSGEIGHIPFDYNGELCYCGKQGCLETIASGNALVRLAKDGINAGQHSILYELCNREIDSIEPKLIIEAANKGDLFAIKLLSQVGSAIGKGISTLIQIFNPELIVLEGRIAAAEQYITLPMLQAINTYCMTQIREHTQIAVSQLSDNANLIGCAVEGIEQFLIADMD, via the coding sequence ATGAAAGCACTCAACCATTTTCATGATATAAAAACTTTACTGCACCATTTTGCAGGCGAAGGGAAAAAAGGTCTCTTAAAAGTGAAGATCATACGTTTCATTTTTGAACTCAAAGAAGTTTCCGTTGCTCATATATGTGAAAAGCTAGATTTGAGTATCCCAAGTGTCACTAAACTGATCGGAGAATTAACGTCAGAGGGTTGGATTGAGAAAAAAGGAGAAGGCGCCTCCAGAGGAGGCAGGAAGCCGGTTATGCTGGGACTGGTATCTGGCTTATTTTATGTGCTCTGTATCGACATAGAGCTCTTTGCCGTAAAAATCGCTTTATTTGACAATACGTTGAATATGGAACGAAGAATAGATTTTCCGTTCAATCTATCTAAAAGCCGTGAAGACATTCAGATATTGAAACAAAAAACAGATGAGCTTTTAGAGACTGCCGGTCTTAATAAGGAACAGTTGATTGGCGTCAGTATTTGTATGCCCGGATTGGTCAGCGAACAAAAGGGAGATAGTTTCTTTTATTTAAAAGACCCCTACAGCAATCATTCTCTGGCACACTACTTTGAATCTTTATTCGGCCTGCCGGTCATTATTCAAAACGATGTCAATGCCGCTGCCCAGGGCGAATTGAAGCATGGCAAAGCAAAGGGGGTCAAAGATGCTTTGGTCTTACTCATGGATTGGGGATTAGGCCTGGGAATTATTATGGATGGCAAAGTCAGAAAGGGGTCCTTAGGATTTTCTGGGGAGATTGGTCATATCCCTTTCGACTATAATGGAGAGCTCTGCTATTGCGGTAAACAAGGCTGTCTGGAAACCATTGCCTCCGGCAATGCGCTCGTCCGGCTGGCAAAAGATGGAATTAATGCTGGTCAGCATTCCATCTTATATGAGCTCTGTAATAGAGAAATTGACAGTATAGAACCTAAACTTATTATTGAAGCGGCCAATAAAGGAGATCTATTTGCCATAAAACTACTATCTCAGGTCGGAAGCGCCATTGGGAAAGGGATTTCTACGCTGATCCAGATTTTTAACCCAGAACTCATCGTGCTTGAGGGAAGGATCGCAGCTGCTGAACAATATATAACGCTTCCCATGCTCCAGGCCATCAATACCTATTGTATGACACAAATCAGGGAGCATACACAAATAGCTGTCTCTCAACTTTCAGATAATGCCAACCTGATTGGTTGCGCTGTAGAGGGAATCGAGCAATTCCTGATCGCGGATATGGATTAA
- a CDS encoding SusC/RagA family TonB-linked outer membrane protein, whose translation MKNKIFKNFYKRAFKKGLLPFLALLVCSGQPALLVRAAGTNYFQDTQQSVTLQGKVTDDLGLPLAGASITIKGSTLGVATDSTGAFTIRASQNAGTLVISYTGYIAQELPFNGSSTLAIKLVAEEGSLNEVVVMGYGKQRKSDITGAVTAVNMNRITDVPVTNLSNALAGRAPGVTVTNTSGLAGASSSIRIRGSFNDPLFVIDGVIKDKQAFDALDPNEIDQMSMLKDAAAAAVYGAQAGDGVLVVTTKRGHAGKPTFQAQVSTTTGRPAQELLGNLTTATDELTYQNRVTEWNNEYNDRNDPLPNDQAAFNYFKDKSYNVNDWIWRNPGSQKYLMSVSGGSEKLTYYSMLSYTKEQGSYTRLDYKKFNLRTNITAKISDAISVNLNLSAAQQNPDRFYWPYTGDDDYNVGDFYRVTFNWPKIMPFYLNKDGSPASGVTPYPVLPAIGSWLGWNVIDMVDGNRYIHTRRRQFNPTVTLDVKLDQFIKGLSTKFVGNYEANDYFRKKWLTFQTNYRFIPDPNADNPYVPSAPDPTKVSIFNFGKSKPFLGYELATGWKYQIDWYLNYERKFGKHNINAMLIFEQAERRNYDIEATGYGPVTGIDQMFTYSTSQGDRYGDAYETLGANQSWIGRVNYSYADRYIAEFSFRRDGRYEFGPERKWGFFPSGSLAWKISNESFFKQSVPWVSELKLRASYGTTGNLVDINNNDIEPFQYQTYYSNNSGYFFGNNYYTGITPAYTPNPNITWAETDEKNIGIDFALLKNKLSGTVDVFRNTMKNILAYRTVTLPTTYGQGLAAENYAQRTFMGSEFSLQWQDYIGKLSYTVYGNIGYAKDRWDKLDPTNAAYYPGQPEDFRYPVGHPNDRIFGFEAVGLIRTQQQLDELLDKGYNYYGRKPYLGAIIYKDVRGQDFSDEPDGKIDGNDVVLLSENGKPRINFGFGFNVSWKGLSVDAHFQGVGAYDRMISNLDGPGIRQWGSSQRLYYPIWGSDVWTPENTDAKYPRVIGHNWAESGAIASSFWMRNGAYLRLKNLNIAYSIPGDWLKKIGLSSLQVFANGTNLFAFSDMKEFQDPEQDNYDSYPVMKTYTIGLNARF comes from the coding sequence ATGAAAAACAAAATCTTTAAAAATTTCTACAAAAGGGCGTTTAAAAAAGGTTTATTACCTTTTCTTGCGTTACTGGTTTGCAGTGGACAGCCGGCATTGCTTGTCCGCGCTGCAGGAACAAATTATTTTCAGGACACCCAGCAAAGCGTAACCTTGCAAGGTAAAGTCACTGATGATTTAGGGTTACCGCTCGCCGGTGCATCTATCACGATCAAAGGAAGCACCTTAGGGGTCGCTACGGATTCAACCGGAGCATTTACGATCCGGGCTTCCCAAAATGCCGGTACGCTTGTGATATCCTATACCGGTTATATTGCCCAGGAATTACCATTTAACGGGTCGTCCACATTAGCCATCAAGTTAGTTGCTGAGGAAGGTAGTTTAAATGAAGTAGTTGTAATGGGGTATGGTAAACAGCGTAAATCTGATATTACAGGTGCTGTGACCGCAGTAAATATGAACCGGATTACCGATGTGCCTGTGACGAATCTGTCCAATGCCCTGGCGGGACGTGCTCCGGGCGTCACGGTCACAAATACCTCAGGGCTGGCAGGGGCTTCCTCTTCTATACGGATCAGAGGCTCTTTTAATGATCCCCTGTTTGTAATAGATGGTGTTATTAAGGACAAACAAGCATTTGATGCGCTTGATCCGAATGAGATAGATCAGATGAGCATGTTGAAGGATGCCGCTGCTGCTGCCGTGTATGGTGCACAGGCGGGAGATGGTGTTCTAGTTGTCACGACAAAGCGAGGCCATGCGGGGAAACCCACTTTTCAGGCGCAGGTTTCTACCACTACCGGGAGACCTGCGCAGGAGCTTCTGGGCAATCTTACTACGGCAACCGATGAGCTAACTTATCAGAACAGGGTTACTGAATGGAATAATGAATATAACGACAGAAATGACCCGTTGCCTAATGATCAGGCGGCTTTCAATTATTTTAAGGACAAGTCTTATAATGTCAATGACTGGATATGGCGCAATCCCGGTAGTCAAAAATATTTAATGAGTGTCAGCGGAGGTTCAGAAAAGCTGACTTATTATTCGATGTTAAGCTACACGAAGGAACAGGGCTCTTATACAAGACTTGATTATAAAAAATTCAATTTACGTACGAATATTACAGCCAAGATCAGTGATGCCATCTCCGTCAACCTGAACCTTTCGGCCGCTCAACAGAATCCTGACAGATTTTATTGGCCCTATACCGGTGATGATGACTATAATGTGGGAGACTTTTACCGGGTGACTTTCAACTGGCCAAAGATCATGCCCTTCTATTTGAATAAAGACGGTTCTCCGGCCAGCGGTGTTACGCCTTACCCGGTACTTCCTGCCATTGGTAGTTGGCTGGGGTGGAATGTAATCGACATGGTCGATGGTAATCGGTACATCCATACAAGACGAAGACAGTTTAACCCGACGGTCACTTTAGATGTCAAACTGGATCAGTTTATCAAAGGCCTTTCTACAAAATTCGTGGGTAACTATGAGGCTAATGATTATTTTAGAAAAAAATGGCTGACATTCCAGACCAATTACCGTTTTATCCCGGACCCCAATGCAGACAATCCTTATGTGCCAAGTGCGCCTGACCCTACCAAAGTAAGTATTTTTAACTTTGGTAAATCCAAACCCTTCCTGGGTTATGAGTTGGCCACTGGCTGGAAATATCAGATTGATTGGTATCTGAATTATGAACGAAAATTCGGCAAGCATAATATCAACGCCATGTTGATCTTTGAACAGGCAGAAAGAAGAAATTATGATATAGAAGCTACCGGCTACGGGCCAGTTACAGGTATTGATCAGATGTTTACCTATTCTACATCTCAGGGGGACAGGTATGGAGATGCCTATGAAACCTTAGGGGCGAACCAGTCCTGGATTGGCCGTGTCAATTATAGCTATGCAGATCGATATATTGCGGAGTTCTCCTTTCGAAGGGACGGCCGGTATGAGTTTGGGCCGGAGCGCAAATGGGGCTTCTTCCCATCTGGTTCACTGGCCTGGAAAATATCCAATGAATCATTTTTCAAACAAAGCGTTCCATGGGTAAGTGAGCTTAAGTTGAGAGCCTCCTATGGCACTACGGGAAATCTGGTTGATATTAATAACAATGATATTGAGCCGTTCCAATATCAGACCTATTATAGTAATAATAGCGGATACTTCTTTGGCAATAATTATTATACGGGTATTACTCCGGCATACACGCCGAACCCAAATATTACTTGGGCCGAGACGGATGAAAAAAATATAGGGATCGATTTTGCTTTGCTAAAGAACAAGTTGTCCGGTACGGTGGATGTGTTTAGAAATACCATGAAAAATATCCTGGCCTATAGAACTGTAACGCTTCCTACCACATATGGGCAGGGATTGGCGGCGGAAAACTATGCACAGCGAACTTTTATGGGATCTGAATTCTCTTTACAGTGGCAGGATTATATAGGTAAATTGTCATACACTGTTTACGGTAATATCGGTTATGCCAAGGACAGATGGGATAAACTGGACCCCACAAATGCAGCCTACTATCCGGGGCAGCCCGAAGACTTTAGATACCCGGTGGGGCATCCCAATGACAGGATATTCGGATTTGAAGCAGTTGGCTTAATCCGCACCCAGCAGCAGCTGGACGAATTACTGGATAAAGGCTATAACTATTATGGCAGAAAGCCATATTTGGGTGCTATCATTTACAAGGACGTAAGAGGGCAGGATTTTTCTGATGAACCTGACGGGAAAATTGATGGAAACGATGTCGTCCTCCTTAGTGAAAATGGGAAACCGAGGATTAACTTTGGATTTGGGTTCAATGTGAGCTGGAAAGGTTTAAGCGTGGATGCTCATTTCCAAGGTGTGGGGGCTTATGATAGGATGATCAGCAACCTTGATGGGCCGGGCATTCGCCAGTGGGGAAGTTCTCAGCGTTTGTATTATCCGATTTGGGGCAGCGATGTATGGACACCAGAAAATACAGATGCAAAATATCCACGTGTGATCGGGCATAACTGGGCAGAATCAGGGGCCATAGCTTCTTCATTCTGGATGCGTAATGGTGCCTATTTAAGATTAAAGAACCTGAACATTGCCTACAGCATTCCTGGAGACTGGTTGAAAAAAATAGGCCTTTCCAGTTTACAGGTGTTCGCCAACGGAACGAATCTTTTTGCTTTCTCGGATATGAAGGAATTTCAGGACCCTGAACAGGACAATTATGATTCATATCCTGTAATGAAAACTTATACGATTGGCCTGAATGCCAGGTTTTAA
- a CDS encoding RagB/SusD family nutrient uptake outer membrane protein, which translates to MKKYLSYSILSVFILTTILSTRCTKVLDQPNLSAYDSAAIWSDSNLVNSYLANLYNVFGNWNVSLDRLDDQVSGIGFPTDAITVTDAGPLANWGYTTIRLINEGITQVKAGNTSDDFKKRSLGQLYFLRAYEYFPMVTTYGGVPYLKVAQDRYKDNLNVPRNSTKECFEFMIQDIDSAIALLPQHILPSSTTDWGRVDGNFALAFKAKVLLYMASPQFNPSKPWDNAYWQEAYTVNKAAYESLKNQGYALVSDYAQIALQEKNSEIVFSVTNQYPNKTANWDNGARPGSLSRGTAAVTPTWEMVKNFPMLDGKASDDPSGKYYKPASVFMQSFWENRDPRFGKSVVWNGKLFQVAGMPSVYRQYTGVGIADPLDAFGVNPNAGVTSANNNKYSGFFILKNCDLNLTQAQVQGNYTVDFVVMRFAEVMLNYAEAANETGHSDEALEILKAIRQRAGIEPGSDGKYGITASTRLAYRQAIMDERNVEFCFEGMRFKDLRRWRRFDLLNNVPKHGLEAIAKKADGSEMPIEQAQALSSDYSLEPDDFTYTELQIPISGVRINTVPDKYYFAPLQSSVIAAGDKLEQNKDWGGTFDPTIH; encoded by the coding sequence ATGAAAAAGTATCTTTCTTATAGTATATTATCAGTTTTTATTTTGACGACAATACTTTCCACCCGGTGTACGAAGGTATTAGATCAGCCTAATCTGAGCGCGTATGATTCTGCGGCTATCTGGAGTGATTCGAACCTTGTTAATTCTTATTTGGCGAACTTATATAACGTGTTTGGGAATTGGAATGTCAGTCTCGACCGGCTGGATGATCAGGTATCTGGAATTGGCTTTCCGACCGACGCCATAACGGTGACAGATGCCGGCCCCCTTGCCAACTGGGGATACACAACCATCCGGTTAATTAATGAGGGGATTACTCAGGTAAAAGCGGGGAACACATCAGATGATTTTAAAAAGAGGTCTTTGGGACAGCTGTATTTTTTAAGGGCCTATGAGTATTTTCCGATGGTAACTACCTATGGAGGCGTGCCCTATCTGAAAGTTGCTCAGGACAGATATAAAGATAATCTGAATGTGCCCAGAAATTCGACTAAGGAATGCTTTGAATTTATGATCCAGGATATTGATTCCGCAATTGCGTTATTGCCCCAACATATCTTACCTTCTTCTACGACTGATTGGGGCCGGGTTGATGGCAACTTTGCCCTGGCATTCAAAGCGAAAGTATTGCTCTACATGGCGTCTCCACAATTTAACCCCTCAAAACCCTGGGATAACGCATATTGGCAAGAGGCGTATACCGTTAATAAAGCGGCTTATGAAAGCCTGAAAAATCAGGGGTATGCATTGGTGAGCGACTACGCGCAGATCGCTTTACAGGAGAAAAATTCTGAAATTGTATTTTCTGTAACCAATCAGTATCCTAATAAAACAGCTAACTGGGACAACGGTGCCCGTCCGGGCAGTTTGAGTAGAGGAACGGCTGCTGTAACGCCTACCTGGGAGATGGTGAAAAATTTTCCGATGCTTGATGGTAAGGCTTCCGACGACCCGAGCGGAAAATACTATAAACCAGCTTCCGTATTTATGCAATCCTTCTGGGAAAACAGAGACCCTCGTTTTGGAAAATCAGTCGTTTGGAATGGTAAACTGTTTCAGGTCGCCGGGATGCCGTCGGTATACAGGCAATATACAGGTGTCGGTATTGCAGATCCTTTGGATGCCTTTGGCGTCAATCCAAATGCGGGTGTCACTTCTGCGAACAATAACAAATATTCCGGTTTTTTTATTTTGAAAAACTGTGACCTGAATCTTACCCAGGCACAGGTACAGGGTAATTATACTGTGGACTTTGTGGTCATGCGTTTTGCTGAAGTAATGTTGAATTATGCGGAAGCTGCCAATGAAACGGGACACAGTGACGAGGCGCTTGAAATATTGAAAGCCATTCGTCAGCGGGCAGGCATTGAGCCAGGAAGTGACGGCAAATATGGAATAACGGCTAGCACCCGCCTGGCGTATAGGCAAGCCATTATGGATGAAAGAAATGTGGAATTTTGTTTTGAAGGTATGCGCTTTAAGGATTTACGAAGATGGCGCCGCTTCGATCTGTTGAACAATGTACCTAAGCATGGCCTTGAAGCCATCGCTAAAAAAGCAGATGGATCAGAAATGCCCATTGAGCAGGCACAGGCTTTGTCATCAGACTATTCTCTGGAACCGGATGACTTTACCTATACAGAATTACAGATTCCGATTTCAGGCGTGAGAATTAACACTGTTCCGGATAAGTATTATTTCGCTCCTTTGCAGTCAAGTGTTATCGCAGCAGGGGACAAGCTTGAACAGAATAAGGACTGGGGCGGCACATTTGACCCTACCATTCATTAA
- a CDS encoding Gfo/Idh/MocA family oxidoreductase, which translates to MSNYDRRKFLRNFSMALGGVAAGSLVSEKGLAAGFESLSRKGLIGGPKNYGPNDQINLALIGAGGMGSADTNTALSVPGVKLVAVCDLYDGRLAAAKKKWGNDLFLTKHYKEILNRKDIDAVIVGTPDHWHRQISIDAMAAGKHVYCEKPMVHSVTEGPDVIAAQKKYGKVFQVGSQGMSSLGNEKARALLAAGAIGQLNYAEGFWARRGPVEVWQYPIPEDASAQTVDWDTYISNTTKRPFDKLRFFRWRNYTDYGTGMAGDLFVHLFSSLHFITDSHGPERIYASGGLRYWEDGREVPDVLLGTFDYPAAGDNKGFNLSLRCNFVDGTSGTTYLRLVGSEGAMDVEWDRVTLKRNKTYATDDPFLEAQLARAGKPTDRKKMLPPEIMVYEAEKGYKGAHYDHFNNFFTAIRNDRTVAEDAIFGYRAAAPALLCNDSYFQKKPIEWDPEKMRLRS; encoded by the coding sequence ATGAGTAATTATGACCGGAGAAAGTTTTTAAGGAACTTTTCAATGGCTCTGGGCGGCGTAGCCGCCGGGAGCCTCGTATCAGAAAAAGGATTGGCAGCCGGCTTTGAATCCTTGAGCAGAAAGGGTCTGATCGGCGGCCCAAAGAACTACGGACCCAATGACCAGATTAACCTGGCATTAATCGGGGCAGGCGGTATGGGGTCAGCAGACACGAATACAGCGTTGTCGGTTCCGGGTGTTAAACTGGTTGCTGTGTGTGACCTCTACGATGGCCGGCTGGCGGCCGCCAAGAAAAAGTGGGGCAATGATCTTTTCCTGACCAAGCATTATAAAGAGATACTGAATAGAAAAGATATCGATGCGGTGATTGTCGGGACGCCTGATCATTGGCACCGGCAGATATCTATTGACGCCATGGCAGCAGGCAAACACGTGTATTGTGAAAAGCCAATGGTCCATAGTGTTACTGAAGGCCCCGATGTTATTGCTGCACAGAAAAAATACGGGAAAGTGTTTCAGGTAGGTAGTCAGGGTATGTCCTCTTTGGGTAATGAGAAGGCCAGAGCGTTACTGGCGGCCGGAGCGATTGGGCAGCTGAATTATGCCGAAGGGTTCTGGGCAAGAAGAGGCCCTGTGGAAGTCTGGCAGTACCCGATTCCGGAAGATGCGTCAGCACAAACCGTAGACTGGGACACCTATATCAGCAATACAACCAAGCGACCTTTTGATAAATTGCGTTTTTTCAGGTGGAGAAATTACACCGATTATGGCACGGGCATGGCTGGAGACTTATTTGTTCATCTATTTTCCAGTTTGCATTTCATAACTGATTCGCATGGACCCGAGCGGATCTACGCGAGCGGCGGTTTACGGTATTGGGAAGATGGAAGGGAGGTGCCGGATGTATTGTTGGGTACTTTTGATTACCCGGCAGCTGGTGATAATAAGGGTTTTAATCTTTCTCTAAGATGTAATTTTGTTGATGGAACAAGCGGAACCACTTATCTTCGTTTAGTGGGCAGTGAAGGCGCAATGGACGTAGAATGGGATAGGGTGACTCTCAAGCGCAATAAGACATATGCGACGGACGATCCTTTCCTGGAGGCGCAACTGGCGAGGGCCGGTAAGCCCACTGACCGGAAAAAGATGCTACCCCCTGAAATCATGGTCTATGAAGCCGAAAAGGGATATAAAGGAGCACATTATGATCATTTTAATAATTTCTTTACAGCCATCCGTAATGACCGGACGGTAGCAGAGGATGCTATTTTTGGATACAGAGCGGCGGCGCCGGCTTTATTATGTAACGACAGTTATTTTCAGAAAAAGCCCATCGAATGGGATCCGGAGAAGATGAGATTGCGTTCTTAA
- a CDS encoding 3-keto-disaccharide hydrolase, whose amino-acid sequence MKTVCAKRLERITIARHYWRQGWGLCFGLLLCCMTQAQIKPVALNTDEGASLVGRWDLTVNENGHEAASWLEVEVSGFETLVGRFVGSGGSARPVSHVHFNKGEFDFAIPPQWEKSTNDLILKGQLLSDHIEGEITYPSGKTYSFKGVKAPALNEKKNISWGKQIRLFNGKNLDGWHPTGSKNQWIVKDGILISPESGSNLVSDQKFGDFKLHVEFKYHKGSNSGVYLRGRYELQIIDNPPTDHPNSHLFSGLYGFLPPSEMAVKGPDEWQSYDITLIGRMLTVVANGKTVICNREIPGITGGALDSKEGEPGPIYFQGDHGPIMFRNITITPAK is encoded by the coding sequence ATGAAAACAGTATGCGCAAAGAGACTAGAAAGAATTACGATAGCCAGACACTATTGGCGGCAAGGGTGGGGTCTTTGTTTCGGACTTTTGTTGTGTTGTATGACACAGGCGCAAATTAAACCAGTGGCGTTGAATACAGATGAAGGTGCGTCCCTGGTCGGTCGTTGGGACCTGACAGTAAACGAAAATGGCCACGAGGCCGCTTCCTGGCTGGAAGTGGAAGTGTCGGGATTTGAAACTTTAGTGGGACGTTTTGTGGGTTCGGGTGGTAGCGCCCGACCCGTATCTCATGTGCATTTTAATAAAGGGGAATTTGATTTTGCGATTCCGCCACAATGGGAGAAGAGCACGAATGATCTAATCTTAAAAGGCCAGCTTTTGAGTGATCACATAGAGGGAGAGATCACCTATCCTTCCGGCAAGACCTATTCCTTTAAAGGCGTAAAAGCGCCGGCCTTGAATGAAAAGAAAAATATCAGTTGGGGTAAACAGATCCGGCTTTTTAACGGTAAGAACCTGGATGGATGGCACCCGACAGGATCCAAAAATCAATGGATCGTAAAGGATGGGATTTTGATCAGTCCCGAGTCTGGTTCCAATCTGGTTTCAGATCAGAAGTTTGGCGATTTTAAACTCCATGTTGAGTTCAAATATCACAAAGGCAGTAACAGCGGTGTGTATCTGAGAGGGCGTTATGAACTCCAGATCATTGATAATCCGCCTACAGATCATCCCAACAGCCATTTGTTCTCCGGCCTTTATGGCTTTTTACCTCCCAGTGAAATGGCCGTTAAAGGACCTGACGAGTGGCAGAGCTATGACATTACCTTAATTGGCAGGATGCTGACCGTTGTGGCGAACGGCAAAACCGTGATCTGTAACAGAGAGATCCCGGGTATAACAGGCGGCGCATTGGATAGTAAAGAAGGAGAGCCTGGCCCGATCTATTTCCAGGGAGATCATGGCCCGATCATGTTCAGGAATATTACAATTACCCCGGCGAAATAA